One genomic window of Aquisalimonas sp. 2447 includes the following:
- a CDS encoding nucleotidyltransferase family protein: MNADDQPALSKSTLLRQLGVSERDIEDVCSQYGIKRLTVFGSAARGEMRPDSDVDLMIEYSMNVQPSLGDLAEARDAFMRLFGGRDVDLTTPSILRNPYRRKAIEREKRELYAA; encoded by the coding sequence ATGAACGCCGATGATCAACCAGCCTTGTCCAAGTCGACATTGCTCCGGCAGTTGGGTGTTTCCGAAAGGGACATCGAAGACGTTTGCAGCCAATACGGCATCAAGCGGCTGACCGTTTTCGGGTCAGCGGCGCGTGGGGAAATGAGACCGGACAGCGATGTTGATCTCATGATTGAATACAGCATGAATGTCCAGCCGTCCCTCGGGGATTTGGCAGAGGCACGAGACGCATTCATGCGACTGTTCGGGGGAAGGGACGTCGATCTGACAACCCCAAGCATCCTGCGCAACCCCTATCGGCGGAAGGCTATCGAAAGGGAAAAGCGAGAGCTTTATGCGGCATGA
- a CDS encoding type II toxin-antitoxin system VapC family toxin, translating to MRRLLLQTHVLLWWLADAQSLGQHAREILSDARHEVYVSAASGWDRYGVRTLTVAR from the coding sequence ATGAGAAGGCTCCTGCTCCAAACACACGTGCTGCTCTGGTGGCTGGCTGATGCCCAGTCGCTGGGCCAGCACGCACGCGAGATCCTGTCGGATGCCCGGCACGAGGTGTACGTCAGCGCTGCCTCGGGCTGGGACAGGTACGGCGTGCGCACACTGACAGTCGCACGATAG
- a CDS encoding type II toxin-antitoxin system VapC family toxin, which produces MLYADTSALLPYYRQEVSSLAIEELFLAQSEPVIISELCRVEFASALSRWVRTGELTEPQANRVESAFHDDVAKGCFRVTGVGVELFQRAQHWLLMRRTSLRTLDALQLACAEASGARLVTLDHGLYRAADYLGIRTYRFP; this is translated from the coding sequence ATGCTCTATGCGGATACCAGCGCCCTGTTGCCATACTATCGGCAAGAAGTCTCCAGTCTCGCGATTGAAGAGCTGTTTCTTGCCCAGAGCGAGCCGGTCATCATCAGCGAACTGTGCCGCGTCGAGTTCGCATCGGCGCTGTCGCGCTGGGTGCGTACGGGCGAGTTGACCGAGCCGCAGGCCAACCGCGTGGAATCGGCCTTCCACGATGACGTGGCGAAAGGGTGCTTCCGGGTCACCGGTGTCGGGGTCGAGCTGTTCCAGCGGGCGCAGCACTGGTTACTGATGAGGCGAACCTCCCTGCGCACCCTGGACGCATTGCAACTTGCCTGCGCCGAGGCGAGCGGCGCCCGGTTGGTCACGCTGGATCATGGGTTATATCGCGCTGCCGACTATCTGGGCATACGAACGTACCGATTCCCATAG
- a CDS encoding MBL fold metallo-hydrolase RNA specificity domain-containing protein: MDHAIITHHGGADGVTGSCHRLQIATDRALLVDCGLFQGEDTIEDDHLEQHHVDFPVADLLALIVTHVHIDHIGRLPYLLAAGYQGPILCSVPSARLLPLVIEDALKIGFTRDERMIQRFLAEVEQRLVPLDYRDWHTLVDDDRHRVRIRLQRAGHILGSAYVEVDVQDVASGAGERIVFSGDLGAPHAPLLTAPNPPHRADRLVLESTYGDRNHEGRHDRRKRLKAAIDRALENRGTVIIPAFSIGRTQELLYELEGLVHSGTPGTDSTDWPNLEIIVDSPLAARFTRVYRDLKPYWDAEAHKRLRAGRHPLDFDNLYTVDDHDEHLQTVDYLARTGRPAVVIAASGMAAGGRVVNYLKRMLGDERHCVLFVGYQAAGTPGRAIQQYGPGGGWVELDGERHTIRARVDTIRGYSAHADQAGLLRFVRRMRRPPHTIHLVHGEAHAQRALKARIEAWAAEAGRQLTVRIAESRTPPAEARSDRG, translated from the coding sequence ATGGACCACGCCATCATCACCCATCACGGCGGCGCCGATGGCGTCACCGGAAGCTGCCACCGCCTGCAGATCGCCACGGACCGCGCCCTTCTGGTGGACTGCGGCCTGTTCCAGGGCGAGGACACCATCGAGGACGACCACCTCGAGCAGCACCATGTCGACTTCCCCGTGGCCGATCTCCTGGCGCTGATCGTCACCCACGTGCACATCGACCACATCGGCCGGTTGCCTTATCTGCTGGCCGCCGGCTACCAGGGGCCGATCCTCTGCTCCGTGCCCTCCGCGCGGCTGCTGCCGCTGGTCATCGAGGACGCCCTGAAAATCGGCTTCACCCGCGACGAGCGCATGATCCAGCGTTTCCTCGCCGAGGTGGAACAGCGCCTGGTGCCGCTGGACTACCGGGACTGGCATACCCTGGTCGATGATGATCGTCACCGCGTCCGCATCCGGCTCCAGCGCGCCGGGCACATCCTCGGCTCGGCCTACGTGGAAGTTGACGTCCAAGATGTGGCGAGCGGGGCAGGGGAGCGCATCGTGTTCTCCGGCGACCTGGGCGCCCCGCACGCGCCGCTGTTGACGGCACCGAACCCCCCGCACCGTGCCGACCGCCTCGTCCTGGAGAGCACCTACGGGGACCGCAACCATGAGGGGCGGCATGATCGCCGTAAACGGCTCAAGGCCGCCATCGACCGCGCCCTCGAGAACCGCGGCACCGTCATCATCCCCGCGTTCTCCATCGGCCGCACCCAGGAGCTGCTCTACGAGCTGGAAGGGCTGGTCCACAGCGGAACACCCGGCACAGACTCTACCGACTGGCCCAACCTGGAGATCATCGTCGACTCGCCCCTGGCCGCCCGCTTCACCCGGGTCTACCGCGACCTCAAGCCCTACTGGGACGCCGAGGCCCACAAGCGCCTGCGCGCCGGCCGCCACCCGCTGGACTTCGACAACCTCTACACCGTCGACGACCACGATGAACACCTGCAGACCGTCGACTACCTGGCCCGCACCGGCCGCCCGGCGGTGGTCATCGCCGCAAGCGGCATGGCCGCCGGCGGCCGCGTCGTCAACTACCTCAAGCGCATGCTCGGGGACGAACGCCATTGCGTGCTGTTCGTCGGCTACCAGGCCGCCGGCACCCCCGGCCGCGCCATCCAGCAGTACGGCCCCGGTGGCGGCTGGGTGGAACTGGACGGCGAACGCCACACCATCCGCGCCCGCGTGGACACCATCCGCGGCTACTCCGCCCACGCCGACCAGGCCGGCCTCCTGCGCTTCGTCCGCCGCATGCGCCGCCCGCCGCACACCATCCACCTGGTCCACGGCGAAGCGCATGCACAACGCGCCCTCAAGGCCCGAATCGAAGCATGGGCGGCGGAAGCAGGGCGTCAGCTCACGGTCCGCATCGCGGAGTCACGCACTCCTCCTGCCGAGGCCCGAAGTGATCGCGGCTGA
- a CDS encoding type II toxin-antitoxin system Phd/YefM family antitoxin: MHEAKSSLSRLGERVICGERVVIARAGKPYLELMPYRASGGARTPGRLKGQIRMAADFDDLPEEVIRAFSGEAE, encoded by the coding sequence ATGCACGAAGCGAAAAGCTCCCTGTCCCGCCTCGGTGAGCGCGTGATCTGCGGCGAGCGCGTGGTGATCGCCCGTGCTGGAAAACCGTACCTGGAACTGATGCCCTACCGTGCCAGTGGTGGAGCGCGGACGCCGGGCCGGCTCAAGGGGCAGATCAGGATGGCCGCGGATTTCGATGACCTCCCCGAAGAGGTCATCAGGGCTTTCTCTGGCGAGGCCGAATGA
- a CDS encoding nucleotidyltransferase domain-containing protein: MDHEHLLQRLQAVLGEHRDAVACAYLFGSRARGQGRPVSDVDVAVLFRQPQGRELLGPGVSLRADMEESLGLEVDLIDLQAAPVDLVHRVLRDGVLLMDAAPEQRIAFEVDARNRYFDLLPYLQEYRKGTPA; the protein is encoded by the coding sequence ATGGATCACGAGCATCTCCTTCAGCGTCTGCAGGCCGTCCTCGGTGAACACCGGGATGCTGTGGCGTGCGCCTATCTGTTCGGCAGCCGGGCCAGAGGGCAAGGCCGCCCGGTCAGTGATGTGGATGTGGCGGTACTCTTTCGTCAGCCTCAGGGGAGGGAACTGCTCGGCCCCGGGGTTAGTCTCAGGGCGGACATGGAGGAAAGTCTGGGGCTGGAAGTGGACCTGATCGACCTGCAAGCCGCCCCCGTGGATCTGGTCCACCGCGTGCTCCGTGACGGGGTGCTTTTGATGGATGCCGCCCCGGAACAGCGGATCGCGTTCGAAGTCGACGCCCGGAACCGCTACTTCGACCTGCTCCCGTACCTGCAGGAGTACCGGAAAGGAACGCCGGCATGA
- a CDS encoding DUF86 domain-containing protein, producing the protein MRHEDRDPAYLWDMLEVSRELVEMNANASRREFLSNRMLLRATERNLEILGEAATRVSLARMEKTPEIPWRRIIGQRNVLAHEYGDIDHELLYETVRRDIPDLIDTLESLLANK; encoded by the coding sequence ATGCGGCATGAGGATCGTGATCCGGCCTATCTCTGGGACATGCTCGAGGTCTCGCGAGAGCTGGTTGAAATGAACGCGAATGCCTCCCGCCGCGAGTTTCTCAGCAACAGGATGCTCCTGAGAGCAACAGAGCGAAATCTGGAGATCCTGGGGGAAGCTGCCACGCGGGTATCGCTGGCGCGGATGGAGAAAACGCCAGAGATTCCTTGGCGCCGTATTATTGGGCAGCGGAACGTTCTCGCGCATGAGTACGGTGATATTGATCACGAACTACTGTATGAAACGGTGCGCCGGGATATCCCCGACTTGATCGATACACTGGAGAGCCTGTTGGCGAACAAGTAG
- a CDS encoding DUF86 domain-containing protein, translated as MDPVILAEKLEALRWCVRRIEERRAASANALREDLDRQDILSVNLTRAVQLCVDMAAHVLSDTSQPAPQTMGEAFDLLCAEGIIDAGLRDRMRAAVGFRNVAVHSYQAWERRKSRLAGCILMHRPGQSLPLHPGPPSPKFLS; from the coding sequence ATGGACCCGGTAATCCTGGCGGAAAAGCTAGAAGCGCTGCGTTGGTGCGTCCGGCGTATTGAAGAGCGTCGGGCGGCGTCCGCGAACGCACTCCGCGAGGATCTAGACCGGCAGGACATCCTCAGCGTGAATCTCACACGGGCCGTGCAGCTATGCGTGGATATGGCCGCACATGTTCTATCCGACACCAGCCAGCCTGCACCGCAGACCATGGGGGAAGCGTTCGACCTGCTGTGTGCCGAAGGCATCATCGACGCCGGATTGCGGGACCGCATGCGAGCAGCAGTTGGTTTTCGCAATGTCGCCGTGCACAGCTACCAGGCGTGGGAGCGACGTAAGTCGCGACTCGCAGGGTGCATCTTAATGCACCGGCCAGGGCAGTCCCTCCCCTTGCACCCAGGCCCGCCATCACCTAAATTTCTCTCCTGA
- a CDS encoding type II toxin-antitoxin system VapC family toxin — translation MRRLLLDTHVLLWWLADAPSLGQHAREILSDARHEVYVSAASGWEISIKKALGKLEAPDDLETIIEEEGFQLLPISFFHGEQAGALPPHHADPFDRMLVAQAQAEGLVLVTADTTIPKYGVRTLTAAR, via the coding sequence ATGAGAAGGCTCCTGCTCGATACACACGTGCTGCTCTGGTGGCTGGCGGATGCCCCGTCGCTGGGCCAGCACGCACGCGAGATCCTGTCGGATGCCCGGCACGAGGTGTACGTCAGCGCTGCCTCGGGCTGGGAAATTTCAATAAAGAAGGCCCTGGGCAAACTCGAGGCCCCGGACGACCTGGAAACCATCATCGAAGAGGAAGGTTTCCAGCTGCTGCCGATCAGCTTCTTTCATGGTGAACAAGCAGGCGCCTTGCCACCGCACCATGCCGACCCCTTCGACCGCATGCTCGTGGCGCAGGCACAGGCCGAAGGGCTGGTGCTCGTGACTGCAGATACTACCATCCCCAAGTACGGCGTGCGCACGCTGACAGCCGCGCGATAG
- a CDS encoding type VI secretion system tube protein Hcp — MSIFMAMPNVQGSVADAGHAGWLPVETIEWGVQRQLASPSGRRGQREASNTEFHQLTVRRPSDRATPALVLGACCGRGQTVTLRFTRTGHGNGAEPYAEYVLHNALLSEYTVRARGRGNACPLETLRLSFTAVEMKYVGQDADGNAVAPVVVGFDSTRNRRS; from the coding sequence ATGTCCATTTTCATGGCCATGCCCAACGTCCAGGGGTCTGTCGCCGACGCCGGACACGCCGGCTGGTTGCCCGTCGAGACCATCGAGTGGGGCGTGCAGCGGCAACTTGCCTCGCCCTCGGGCCGACGAGGCCAGCGGGAAGCCAGCAACACGGAATTCCATCAACTCACGGTGCGCCGGCCCTCCGACCGCGCGACCCCTGCCCTGGTCCTCGGCGCCTGCTGCGGCCGCGGGCAGACCGTCACCCTGCGGTTCACCCGCACCGGTCATGGTAACGGGGCCGAACCCTACGCCGAATACGTTCTCCACAACGCATTGCTGAGCGAGTACACCGTACGCGCCCGTGGCCGGGGCAACGCCTGTCCGCTGGAGACGTTGCGCCTCAGCTTCACGGCGGTGGAGATGAAATACGTGGGCCAGGACGCCGATGGCAATGCCGTGGCGCCGGTGGTGGTGGGATTCGACAGCACGCGTAATCGTCGCTCGTGA
- a CDS encoding type II toxin-antitoxin system Phd/YefM family antitoxin: MISINVRSMRGQISKILDRVQAGEEVVIVRRGQPAARIIPPTSGTVRFERHSELREQLPPMHESSGEFTRRLREDERY; encoded by the coding sequence ATGATCTCCATCAACGTCCGTAGCATGCGCGGACAAATCTCGAAAATCCTGGATCGCGTGCAGGCCGGCGAGGAAGTCGTGATCGTACGGCGTGGTCAGCCCGCAGCCCGGATCATCCCGCCCACGAGCGGAACGGTCCGTTTCGAGCGCCATTCCGAACTGCGCGAGCAGTTACCGCCCATGCACGAATCATCCGGCGAGTTCACGCGTCGGCTGCGGGAGGATGAGCGGTACTGA
- a CDS encoding DUF86 domain-containing protein — MIDQALLDKKLAFIETCVRELQDLARPELIGEDVRETRFVEHTLQLAIQAALDAASHVVSSERLGEPQTNRALFQSLERAGILTPDLARSLYAMAGFRNILVHGYQEVDPATVRDIVANHLDDLLAFAASIRARQELT; from the coding sequence ATGATTGACCAGGCGCTTCTCGACAAGAAACTCGCGTTCATCGAGACCTGCGTCCGGGAGCTTCAGGACCTGGCAAGGCCTGAGCTGATCGGTGAGGATGTGCGCGAAACCCGCTTCGTCGAGCACACACTGCAGCTCGCCATTCAGGCAGCGCTGGATGCAGCCTCCCACGTGGTGTCGTCAGAGCGCCTGGGCGAGCCGCAAACGAATCGTGCACTGTTCCAGAGCCTGGAGCGCGCAGGGATTCTCACGCCGGATCTCGCGCGTTCCCTGTATGCCATGGCCGGTTTCCGGAACATTCTCGTCCACGGCTATCAGGAAGTGGACCCCGCCACGGTCCGGGATATCGTCGCCAATCATCTGGACGATTTACTGGCCTTCGCAGCGAGCATCCGTGCACGGCAGGAGTTGACGTAG
- a CDS encoding DUF4258 domain-containing protein, which yields MFSRRFNRAVDVTRHARERMAQRNVTDVMLLALLAEGAVRHKDESRLWVAKSFRGRDYNLVCAAVVLEDRLIVKTVMHHFRWED from the coding sequence ATGTTTTCCAGAAGGTTTAACAGAGCGGTTGATGTTACCCGGCACGCCAGAGAGCGCATGGCTCAAAGAAACGTTACGGATGTCATGCTCCTTGCGCTCTTGGCAGAGGGGGCAGTTCGCCATAAGGACGAGAGCCGGCTTTGGGTTGCGAAGTCTTTCCGCGGGCGCGACTATAACCTGGTGTGTGCTGCCGTTGTGCTGGAAGACCGGCTCATAGTCAAAACGGTGATGCACCACTTCCGTTGGGAGGACTGA
- a CDS encoding nucleotidyltransferase domain-containing protein has product MTPPRQPRRRAARTATPESDLDAGVLCAHPLSADRRRALIHALGQCTGRPVDLVDLRTAGVPVLREALRHGVCLFCRDRRAYDGLVSRLLVDTEDFLLPHPANGHAALC; this is encoded by the coding sequence GTGACGCCACCCCGGCAGCCACGGCGCCGCGCGGCCAGGACCGCCACCCCCGAGAGTGATCTCGATGCTGGCGTGCTGTGTGCCCACCCGCTTTCCGCCGACAGGCGTCGTGCATTGATCCATGCCCTGGGCCAATGCACCGGGCGCCCCGTGGACCTGGTTGACCTCCGCACCGCGGGCGTTCCCGTGCTCCGGGAAGCGCTGCGTCACGGAGTTTGCCTGTTCTGCCGGGATCGCCGCGCCTACGACGGCCTTGTCTCGCGTCTGCTGGTCGATACCGAGGATTTCCTGCTGCCGCACCCGGCCAACGGCCACGCGGCGCTATGTTAG
- a CDS encoding type II toxin-antitoxin system VapC family toxin yields the protein MILLLDTHLLLWAAGQPDRLSPAARDLITDASNVLWFSAASIWEVTIKHGLGRDDFHVEPHLLRRGLLENGYRELAITGAHTLAVSHLPAIHRDPFDRLLVAQAESEGVLLLTADEIVARYPGPVRRV from the coding sequence ATGATTCTGCTTCTTGATACGCATCTCCTGCTCTGGGCTGCGGGCCAGCCCGACAGACTCTCACCCGCAGCCCGGGATCTGATCACCGACGCGAGCAACGTGCTGTGGTTCAGTGCCGCCAGCATCTGGGAGGTGACCATCAAGCATGGGCTCGGACGCGACGACTTCCATGTCGAACCGCATCTGCTACGTCGGGGCCTGCTGGAGAACGGCTACCGCGAACTGGCGATCACCGGTGCACACACCCTGGCAGTGAGCCACCTGCCGGCCATTCATCGCGATCCGTTCGACCGCTTGCTGGTGGCGCAGGCGGAGAGCGAGGGCGTGTTGCTCCTGACAGCCGATGAGATCGTTGCGCGTTATCCCGGGCCGGTGCGGCGTGTTTAA
- a CDS encoding type II toxin-antitoxin system Phd/YefM family antitoxin produces the protein MQVNMHEAKSSLSRLGERVIRGERVVIARAGKPYLELMPYRASGGTRTPGRLKGQIRMAADFDDLPEEVIRAFSGEAE, from the coding sequence ATGCAAGTCAACATGCACGAAGCGAAAAGCTCCCTGTCCCGCCTCGGTGAACGCGTGATCCGCGGCGAACGCGTGGTGATCGCCCGTGCCGGAAAACCGTACCTGGAACTGATGCCCTACCGCGCCAGTGGTGGAACGCGGACGCCCGGCCGGCTTAAGGGTCAGATCCGGATGGCCGCGGATTTCGATGACCTCCCGGAGGAGGTCATCAGGGCATTCTCCGGCGAGGCCGAATGA
- a CDS encoding DUF2283 domain-containing protein, which yields MRTTYDAADDILVLHLSDKPIVREASQDWHTHISYADDGTIVEVVVLEASRQGAWPLLRSDAA from the coding sequence ATGCGCACAACTTACGACGCGGCCGATGACATTCTCGTCCTGCACCTGTCGGACAAGCCCATTGTCCGGGAAGCATCTCAGGATTGGCATACCCACATCAGCTATGCCGACGACGGGACCATCGTGGAAGTCGTGGTTCTGGAGGCGTCCAGGCAGGGAGCATGGCCATTGTTGCGAAGCGATGCGGCGTAG
- a CDS encoding type II toxin-antitoxin system Phd/YefM family antitoxin, whose product MMETVNIHEAKTNLSRLLEKAARGEPFIIAKAGRPIARVTGIGAPEPSATRRLGFLQNEVKVPDDFDRMGEQEISDLFEGSDDSAS is encoded by the coding sequence ATTATGGAAACCGTCAACATCCACGAGGCCAAGACCAATCTCTCTCGGCTACTCGAGAAGGCAGCCCGGGGTGAGCCGTTCATCATCGCCAAGGCCGGGCGGCCCATTGCCCGCGTCACCGGCATCGGTGCGCCGGAGCCCTCCGCCACCCGGCGCCTGGGGTTCCTCCAGAACGAGGTGAAGGTACCCGACGATTTCGATCGCATGGGCGAACAGGAGATCAGCGACCTGTTCGAGGGCTCGGATGATTCTGCTTCTTGA
- a CDS encoding tetratricopeptide repeat protein → MLQTLDFEERAEFCSAYPDLEDSVEARDWIRLQQATCRSVLTLEDPHPDMYFYAARLQYRSGMLRHRVHEFLRQGAEQGSAKALTALGWMEFKRNEDEQAMVDAYERAAAMGDPVAMTELARYIAAVDYLRYSPGREWDYEPAFQLLEEASAMGYPLADLILGQLHGFHANMEKAETYLRSAADNGVEAAYSALERRGFDVERPADDTESRYPSHYPWDLVMYRRPEHAPEGAFVRSNTKRD, encoded by the coding sequence GTGCTACAGACCCTTGATTTTGAGGAAAGGGCGGAATTCTGCAGCGCGTACCCGGATCTTGAAGACAGTGTCGAAGCCAGGGACTGGATTCGTTTGCAGCAGGCGACCTGCCGCTCGGTGCTGACTCTTGAAGACCCCCACCCCGACATGTACTTCTACGCCGCCCGCCTCCAGTATCGATCCGGGATGCTGCGGCACAGGGTCCACGAGTTTCTTCGCCAAGGCGCCGAGCAGGGCAGTGCCAAGGCTCTGACGGCTTTGGGCTGGATGGAATTCAAACGAAATGAAGACGAGCAAGCCATGGTTGACGCCTACGAGCGCGCCGCTGCCATGGGTGATCCGGTCGCGATGACCGAGCTTGCCCGCTACATCGCTGCCGTCGATTACCTGCGCTACAGCCCCGGGCGAGAGTGGGACTACGAGCCCGCCTTCCAGCTCCTGGAGGAGGCCAGCGCCATGGGTTACCCGCTGGCCGACCTGATTCTCGGGCAACTCCACGGATTTCACGCGAATATGGAGAAGGCGGAGACCTACCTGCGTTCTGCCGCCGACAACGGTGTTGAGGCGGCTTACAGTGCGCTGGAACGGCGAGGTTTCGATGTCGAGCGGCCCGCCGATGACACCGAGTCCCGCTACCCCTCCCATTACCCCTGGGACCTGGTGATGTACCGCCGCCCCGAGCACGCCCCGGAAGGAGCGTTCGTCCGGTCCAACACGAAGAGGGACTGA
- a CDS encoding nucleotidyltransferase domain-containing protein, whose amino-acid sequence METAPQNPELHSVGQRLAEDEDILVGIAFGSMVNGTATPESDLDVGVLCARPLSADRRRALIHDLGQCTGRPVDLVDLRTAGVPVLREALRHGTRLLCRDRRAYDGLVSRLLVDTEDFLPYRQRILKERRDAWTR is encoded by the coding sequence ATGGAGACGGCGCCCCAGAATCCGGAGTTGCACTCTGTCGGCCAGCGGCTTGCCGAAGACGAGGATATCCTCGTGGGAATCGCGTTCGGGTCCATGGTCAACGGGACCGCCACCCCCGAGAGTGATCTCGATGTCGGCGTGCTGTGTGCCCGCCCGCTTTCCGCCGACAGGCGTCGGGCGTTGATTCATGACCTGGGCCAATGCACCGGGCGCCCCGTGGACTTGGTCGACCTCCGCACCGCGGGCGTTCCCGTGCTCCGGGAAGCGCTGCGCCATGGAACTCGCCTGTTATGTCGGGATCGCCGCGCCTACGACGGCCTTGTCTCACGTCTGCTGGTCGATACCGAGGATTTCCTGCCCTACCGTCAACGTATTCTCAAAGAGCGCCGCGACGCATGGACCCGGTAA
- a CDS encoding IS110 family transposase yields MAGKRQKRRLEVVHPDCAGIDVGGHEHWVAVDPGRCEVSVRCFSGFTDDLQALADWLESLGITQVAMEATGVYWIAPFEVLDARGFEVLLVNSRATRQVSGRKSDVLDCQWIWQLMSHGLLSGAFRPGDAVCTLRAFVRQRSRRIQAQSWCLNHMHKALAQMNVHLGHVVSDLKGKTAMRILRAIVAGERDPWQLATLRDRRLRADEATVARSLHGNWRVEHLFALEQALAHFDFLEQQIGACDRAILSALEALPVRACAPTELATPSRSAHRSAAEQRRLQQALVQAMGVDLSAIPSLGVDTVLVIAGEIGPDLSRFPSQAHFCSWLGLAPPTRISGGKALSGPGTKVNNIAAQALRQAASNARSSRSFIGAAHRARLTRMDTAKAIKATAHQLARLIYAMLTRGQPYVEKSIEAFETTRHDRQLRALQRKARKLGLDLVPAA; encoded by the coding sequence ATGGCAGGCAAGAGGCAGAAGCGGCGGTTGGAGGTGGTGCATCCGGATTGTGCCGGTATCGATGTCGGGGGTCACGAGCATTGGGTGGCGGTGGATCCCGGGCGTTGCGAGGTCTCGGTGCGGTGTTTCAGCGGTTTCACCGACGATCTACAGGCGCTGGCCGACTGGCTGGAGTCGCTGGGGATCACCCAGGTGGCGATGGAGGCGACGGGGGTGTACTGGATTGCGCCCTTTGAGGTGCTTGATGCGCGGGGCTTTGAGGTTCTGCTGGTCAACTCCCGGGCGACGCGGCAGGTCTCGGGGCGCAAGTCCGATGTGCTCGACTGTCAGTGGATCTGGCAGTTGATGAGTCACGGTCTGTTGAGCGGGGCCTTTCGCCCGGGTGATGCGGTGTGCACGCTGCGTGCGTTCGTGCGCCAGCGCAGTCGCCGGATCCAGGCCCAGTCGTGGTGTCTGAACCACATGCACAAGGCGCTGGCGCAGATGAACGTGCATCTGGGCCATGTCGTCAGCGACCTCAAGGGCAAGACGGCGATGCGCATCCTGCGGGCGATTGTCGCCGGTGAGCGGGATCCGTGGCAGCTCGCCACGCTACGCGATCGGCGGCTGCGCGCCGACGAGGCGACGGTCGCGCGCAGCCTGCATGGCAACTGGCGCGTCGAGCATCTCTTTGCCCTCGAGCAGGCACTGGCGCACTTTGATTTTCTCGAGCAGCAGATCGGCGCCTGTGATCGGGCGATCCTCTCGGCACTCGAGGCACTGCCCGTGCGTGCCTGTGCCCCGACTGAACTCGCCACCCCCTCGCGCAGCGCCCACCGCAGCGCGGCCGAGCAGCGCCGGCTCCAACAGGCACTGGTCCAGGCCATGGGGGTCGATCTCAGCGCCATCCCATCGCTGGGTGTCGACACCGTGCTGGTGATCGCCGGAGAAATCGGCCCCGACCTCTCGCGCTTTCCCTCCCAGGCGCACTTCTGCTCCTGGCTCGGGCTCGCGCCACCGACCCGGATCTCGGGTGGCAAAGCCCTCAGCGGGCCGGGGACGAAGGTCAACAACATCGCCGCCCAGGCACTCCGCCAAGCCGCCTCGAACGCGCGATCGAGTCGCAGCTTCATCGGCGCCGCCCATCGCGCAAGACTGACACGCATGGACACCGCCAAAGCGATCAAGGCCACGGCCCACCAGCTCGCCCGGCTGATCTATGCCATGCTCACCCGTGGCCAGCCCTACGTCGAGAAAAGCATCGAGGCCTTCGAGACCACGCGCCATGATCGCCAACTCCGGGCCCTCCAGCGCAAAGCCCGGAAACTCGGCCTGGACCTGGTGCCAGCGGCATGA